Part of the Paludisphaera borealis genome, CCCGTCGCGTTTTCGCCTCGCGAGGTCGAGGAGATGCAGCTCTCGTTCTCGCGCGGGTTCAGCCACGGCTTCCTCGACGGCGAGAACCACAAGGTGCTGGTTCGCGGCGATTACGCCAAGAAGCGCGGGGTCTTGCTCGGCGAGGTCGAGTCGGTCGGTCGCTCGGGCGTTCGGATGTCGGTCGCCTCGCACGTCAAACCCGGCGACGGGCTCGTCTTCGACGGCGACGAGGCGGCGGGAATCCCCGAGCAAGGCGGGCGGATTTACGAGGTGATCGCCGCGAGCGGAAACTCGGCTTCAACGCCGGGACGCGTCGAGCTGCGGTTCGGCCGCGACGCGATCGATCTCGCGCGGCTGAAACGCGGCCAGCAGGTCTGGAAGACCGACGACCCCGAGCTGACAGCCCGCATCCGCCGGACGTTCGAAGACCCTTCGGCCCGTCTGGTCGACCTCGACATGAGCGTTCGGGCGGCGGTCGGCGAGCCGCTCCGCGTCGAGGCGCGGACGGCGACGGGCTTCTCGGCGACGGCGAGCAGCGAATCGCCGTTGCAACCGGCGCAGTCGAAGGCGGCCGACGACGCCCTGCTCCGCGAGCAGCTCGGCCGGCTCGGCGGCACCGCGTACCGGCTCCGCTCGCTCGAAACCGAGATCGTCGGCGCGCCGATGGTCCCCAAGAGCATCCTCAACCAGCTTCGCCGCGACCTGTCGGCCCGGCTCGACTCGGTGTCGGCCCAACCGCCGCCTCGCGCGATCGCCGCCGAGCCCGTCCTGCCAACGCTTCTGGCCCCGATCCGCGCCGAGCGTGATCGCCAGCGAGCCGACGGCGGCGTTGCTTCGCCGCAACTGGCGGTGCTCTGCCGTCGGACCGACCAGGTCGAGGCCGCCGTGGCGATGGGCGTCACCACGATCTACGCCGACTATCAGAACATCAAGGAATACCCCGACGCCGTCGCCGCCGCCCACCGGGGAGGCGCGACCGTGTACGTGGCGACGCCCCGGATCGAGAAGCCGGCCGAGCGGAACCTGTTCAAGTATCTCGGCAAGGTCGGGGCCGACGGCGTCCTCGTCCGCAACGCCGGGGGCCTTTATTACTGCGCCGAGAACGGCGTCCCGTTCGTGGCCGATTTCTCGCTCAACGCCGCCAACCCGCTGACGGTCGAACTGTTCCACGCCCGAGGCGCGCGGCGGGTGACGGCGTCGTACGACCTCAACGTCGACCAGCTTTTCGACCTGATCGCCGGCGTCCCGACCGACTGGCTGGAAGTGGTGATCCATCAGCAGATTCCTATGTTCCACATGGAGCATTGCGTCTACTGTGCGTTTTTATCGCCGGGGACCGACCACACGAACTGCGGGCGGCCGTGCGACCATCACGACGTCAAGCTGCGCGACCGCGTGGGCAAGGAGCACCCGCTCAAGGCCGACGTCGGCTGTCGCAACACGCTGTTCAACGCTGTCCCCCAGACGGCCGCCGAGTTCCTCCCCCGGCTGGTCGCGCAGGGCGTCGGCAGCCTGCGGATCGAGTTCCTCGACGATTCGCCCAAAGCCGTCGAGCGAACCGTCGCCCTCTACCGCGAGACGATCGCCGGCGAGCGCGACGGCAAAACCCTCTGGCGCGACCTCAAGGCTTCCAACCAGTACGGCGTGACCCGTGGTCCGCTCGCCTTGCTCTGACGTGCAAAATCAGAATAGGCTGTCGCGAGCCTCCCTTCTCCCCTCGCGGGAGAAGGTGGCCGGAACGGCCGGATGAGGGGGGCGCGACAGCTTC contains:
- a CDS encoding DUF3656 domain-containing U32 family peptidase, with translation MKVETSVRTRLAIDDPSWEAVAVKPELLAPAGDRECVRAAVASGADAVYFGLKRHNARIRAMNFDGLDLSDTMTYLHRYGVKGYVALNTLIFPRELPDVEETVRELTSAGVDAVIVQDLGLARLIRAVTPDLEIHASTQMSITSEEGVRLAAELGCSRVILARELSLADVERVRAESTLPVEVFVHGALCVAYSGQCLTSEALGGRSANRGECAQACRMPYEIVCDGQDVDLGKTQFLLSPQDLAAYDLIPGLIRAGVASLKIEGRLKAPEYVANITRHYRQAIDEAWEGRPVAFSPREVEEMQLSFSRGFSHGFLDGENHKVLVRGDYAKKRGVLLGEVESVGRSGVRMSVASHVKPGDGLVFDGDEAAGIPEQGGRIYEVIAASGNSASTPGRVELRFGRDAIDLARLKRGQQVWKTDDPELTARIRRTFEDPSARLVDLDMSVRAAVGEPLRVEARTATGFSATASSESPLQPAQSKAADDALLREQLGRLGGTAYRLRSLETEIVGAPMVPKSILNQLRRDLSARLDSVSAQPPPRAIAAEPVLPTLLAPIRAERDRQRADGGVASPQLAVLCRRTDQVEAAVAMGVTTIYADYQNIKEYPDAVAAAHRGGATVYVATPRIEKPAERNLFKYLGKVGADGVLVRNAGGLYYCAENGVPFVADFSLNAANPLTVELFHARGARRVTASYDLNVDQLFDLIAGVPTDWLEVVIHQQIPMFHMEHCVYCAFLSPGTDHTNCGRPCDHHDVKLRDRVGKEHPLKADVGCRNTLFNAVPQTAAEFLPRLVAQGVGSLRIEFLDDSPKAVERTVALYRETIAGERDGKTLWRDLKASNQYGVTRGPLALL